A region from the Phycisphaerales bacterium genome encodes:
- a CDS encoding winged helix-turn-helix domain-containing protein: protein MARKGTIKNMGKVQREMGDARKARAAAKAAPDAKASSTERLRKAALAEINGRLAGGKQDHEVPSEKEVANNANVDVAAKGTKAKSEKAPKTAKAPKTPKAPKPKRVSALDAAAQVLAASEVPMRAKEMIAAMEAKGLWRSPGGKTPEATLYAAIIREIAAKGTAARFKKHERGVFVAGKGA from the coding sequence ATGGCACGCAAAGGCACGATCAAGAACATGGGCAAGGTCCAGCGCGAGATGGGCGACGCCCGCAAGGCCCGCGCGGCGGCGAAGGCCGCCCCGGACGCCAAAGCCTCCAGCACGGAGCGCCTCCGCAAGGCGGCGCTCGCCGAGATCAACGGCCGGTTGGCGGGCGGCAAGCAGGACCACGAGGTCCCAAGCGAGAAAGAGGTCGCCAACAACGCGAACGTGGATGTGGCTGCCAAGGGGACGAAGGCCAAGAGTGAGAAGGCACCCAAGACGGCCAAGGCCCCGAAGACGCCGAAGGCCCCAAAGCCCAAGCGCGTCAGCGCCCTCGACGCCGCCGCGCAGGTGCTTGCCGCGAGCGAGGTGCCGATGCGGGCCAAGGAGATGATCGCCGCGATGGAGGCCAAGGGGCTGTGGCGCTCCCCCGGCGGTAAGACGCCCGAGGCCACGCTGTACGCCGCCATCATCCGCGAGATCGCCGCCAAGGGCACCGCCGCCCGCTTCAAGAAGCACGAGCGCGGGGTGTTCGTCGCGGGGAAGGGAGCCTGA
- a CDS encoding phage terminase large subunit family protein, whose amino-acid sequence MAIDPRQLKPGELARLLNSTPLGEVISERQLHRHRTRAGFRVAADGDAGKVDLFRYVAWLVTTRHEALAEAARTPEGLTGYEAMKERARLRNAILSLSGRDIGDLPPVADPARRARAAKDFRYFCETYFGQTFHLRWSDDHLKVIAKIEQAVLDGGLFAMAMPRGSGKTSLCEVACLWALLYGHREFVALIGSDEEHAAGMLESIKAELENSEILGADFPEVCHPIRSLEGIHQRASGQLYQGKQTHIGWTAREIVLPTIPGSAASGAIIRVAGITGRIRGMKHKRVDGVSVRPSLVLIDDPQTDESARSPSQCANRERILAGAILGLAGPGRKIAGLMTLTVVRPDDLADRILDRDKHPQWQGERTKMVYSFPTADRLWAEYARLRAEGLKADQGGAVATAFYKTHRAEMDAGAVIAWPERFNHDELSAVQHAMNLRLQNEAAFFAEYQNEPLPEVEVADDLLSADQIAAKVNGHARGLVPLGCSHLTMFVDVQGKALFYLVAAWEDDFTGHVIDYGTEPDQKQAYFTLRDIKRTLGAASPRAGVEGAIYGGLERLIEQTVAREWRRDDGAMVRIDRCLIDANWGSSTDVVYQFCRQSPHASVLMPSHGRYVGASSLPFSDYKRKRGERVGLNWRVPVVTGKRAVRHVLFDTNFWKSFVHARLAVPMGDPGGLSLFGHKPEHHRLLAEHLTSEYRVRTEGRGRTVDEWKLRVEGLDNHWLDCMVGCAVAASMEGAVLFGTDAKVVARPRLKLSQLRRGKP is encoded by the coding sequence GTGGCGATTGACCCACGCCAACTCAAGCCCGGTGAGCTCGCGCGGCTGCTCAACAGCACGCCGCTGGGCGAGGTGATCAGCGAGCGGCAGCTCCACCGACATCGCACGCGCGCGGGGTTCCGCGTCGCGGCCGACGGCGACGCGGGCAAGGTCGATCTCTTTCGTTACGTGGCGTGGCTGGTGACGACGCGGCACGAGGCCCTGGCCGAGGCGGCCCGCACACCCGAGGGGCTCACGGGCTACGAGGCGATGAAGGAGCGGGCTCGGCTCCGCAACGCCATACTCTCGCTCTCGGGCCGCGACATCGGCGACCTGCCTCCCGTCGCTGACCCCGCGCGGCGTGCGCGGGCCGCGAAGGACTTCCGGTACTTCTGCGAGACGTACTTCGGGCAGACGTTCCACCTCAGGTGGTCCGACGACCACCTCAAGGTCATCGCCAAGATCGAGCAGGCCGTGCTGGACGGCGGGCTGTTCGCGATGGCGATGCCGCGCGGCTCGGGCAAGACCAGCCTGTGCGAGGTGGCGTGCCTGTGGGCGCTGCTGTACGGGCACCGCGAGTTCGTCGCGCTCATCGGCTCGGACGAGGAGCACGCGGCGGGGATGCTCGAGTCGATCAAGGCGGAGCTGGAGAACAGCGAGATCCTCGGCGCGGACTTCCCGGAGGTCTGCCATCCCATCCGGTCTCTCGAGGGCATCCATCAGCGGGCTTCAGGGCAGCTCTACCAGGGGAAGCAGACGCATATCGGCTGGACAGCCCGCGAGATCGTGCTGCCGACCATCCCGGGCTCGGCGGCGTCGGGCGCGATCATCCGCGTCGCCGGGATCACCGGCCGCATCCGGGGCATGAAGCACAAGCGCGTCGACGGCGTGAGCGTGCGCCCGTCGCTGGTGCTGATCGACGACCCGCAGACCGACGAGAGCGCCCGTTCGCCATCGCAGTGCGCCAACCGCGAGCGGATCCTTGCCGGCGCGATCTTGGGGCTGGCCGGTCCGGGCCGGAAGATCGCGGGGCTCATGACGCTGACGGTCGTCCGGCCCGACGACCTAGCTGACCGCATTCTCGATCGGGACAAGCACCCGCAGTGGCAGGGCGAGCGGACGAAGATGGTGTACTCGTTCCCCACCGCAGACCGCTTGTGGGCCGAGTACGCCCGGCTGCGTGCCGAAGGGCTCAAGGCCGACCAGGGCGGAGCAGTGGCGACCGCGTTCTACAAGACCCATCGCGCGGAGATGGACGCGGGGGCGGTCATCGCTTGGCCCGAGCGATTCAACCACGACGAACTGTCCGCCGTGCAGCACGCCATGAACCTGCGGCTGCAGAACGAGGCGGCGTTCTTCGCCGAGTACCAGAACGAGCCGCTGCCGGAGGTCGAAGTCGCCGACGACCTGCTGAGCGCCGACCAGATCGCCGCCAAGGTGAACGGGCACGCCCGCGGGCTCGTGCCCCTGGGGTGCTCGCACCTGACGATGTTCGTGGACGTGCAGGGCAAGGCCTTGTTCTATCTCGTGGCCGCATGGGAGGACGACTTCACGGGGCACGTCATCGACTACGGGACCGAGCCGGACCAGAAGCAGGCGTACTTCACGCTCCGCGACATCAAGCGGACGCTCGGGGCCGCTTCTCCCCGTGCCGGCGTCGAGGGTGCGATCTACGGCGGGCTGGAGCGTCTTATCGAACAGACCGTTGCCCGCGAGTGGCGGCGCGACGACGGTGCGATGGTGCGGATCGACCGCTGCCTGATTGACGCCAACTGGGGATCATCCACGGATGTGGTCTACCAGTTCTGCCGCCAGAGCCCGCACGCGAGCGTGCTGATGCCCAGCCACGGCCGATACGTCGGTGCGAGCAGCCTGCCATTCAGCGACTACAAGCGCAAGCGGGGCGAGCGAGTTGGGCTGAACTGGCGCGTCCCGGTGGTCACCGGCAAACGAGCGGTGCGGCACGTGCTCTTCGACACGAACTTCTGGAAGTCGTTCGTGCATGCGCGGCTCGCCGTGCCGATGGGCGACCCGGGCGGTCTGTCGCTCTTCGGTCACAAGCCCGAACATCACCGCCTCCTCGCGGAACACCTGACCAGCGAGTACCGGGTGCGGACCGAGGGACGTGGACGCACCGTCGACGAGTGGAAGCTCCGCGTCGAGGGTCTCGACAACCACTGGCTGGACTGCATGGTCGGGTGCGCTGTGGCGGCGTCGATGGAGGGGGCGGTGCTCTTCGGGACCGACGCCAAGGTGGTCGCGCGGCCGCGGCTGAAGCTCTCGCAACTGAGGAGAGGCAAGCCGTGA
- a CDS encoding phage portal protein, whose translation MLKAIANIMSRVGRGTQTGSPSPAASRDSHGRGSRGGRRLVVAKFDSAQTTADNRKHWANADGLSPNAAINPEVRRVLRNRARYEVANNSYAKGIVLTLANDTIGTGPRLQMLTGDAEANARIEDAFEQWSRAVDLPGKLRTMRMARAETGEAFALLVNNPGVLSQVSLDVKLIEADQVCSPLIRRGRSDEIDGILLDQWGNPSAYRVLKRHPGDSSALRAPADDLLAYDTLPAAAVVHYFRADRPGQLRGIPDITPALPLFAQLRRYTLATIAAAETAANFAAVIYTDAPANGEADPLEPMDEVELEQRLATVLPGGWKLGQVHAEQPTTTFGEFKREILNEIARCLNMPFNVAAGNSSGYNYASGRLDHQVYFKSIRVEQHQMQLAVLDRILKAWLNEAVLVEGLLPQSLRTIARTLPDHAWFWDGVEHVDPAKEASAQATRLANHTTTLAVEFARQGRDWEQELRQRAKELALMNELGLALATAPAAAPAPNAPAENTDPADTVDEETASAN comes from the coding sequence ATGCTGAAAGCCATCGCCAACATCATGAGCCGGGTCGGTCGCGGGACGCAGACCGGCTCCCCCTCCCCGGCGGCGTCGCGAGACTCGCATGGACGTGGGTCGCGCGGCGGCCGTCGTTTGGTCGTCGCCAAGTTCGACTCGGCACAGACCACCGCCGACAACCGCAAGCACTGGGCGAACGCCGATGGCCTGTCGCCCAACGCCGCCATCAACCCCGAGGTCCGTCGCGTCCTCCGCAACCGGGCCCGCTACGAGGTCGCCAACAACAGTTACGCCAAGGGCATCGTCCTCACGCTCGCCAACGACACCATCGGCACCGGTCCCCGGCTGCAGATGCTCACCGGCGACGCCGAGGCCAACGCCCGTATCGAGGACGCGTTTGAGCAGTGGTCCCGGGCGGTCGACCTGCCCGGCAAGCTCCGCACCATGCGGATGGCCCGCGCCGAGACTGGCGAGGCGTTCGCGCTCTTGGTGAACAACCCCGGAGTCCTGTCCCAGGTCTCGCTCGACGTGAAGCTCATCGAGGCCGACCAGGTCTGCTCGCCCCTTATCCGTCGTGGCCGGAGCGATGAGATCGACGGCATCCTGCTGGACCAGTGGGGCAACCCCTCCGCGTACCGCGTGCTCAAGCGGCACCCCGGCGACAGCAGCGCTCTCCGTGCCCCTGCCGACGATCTGCTGGCGTACGACACGCTCCCCGCCGCGGCGGTGGTGCACTACTTCCGGGCCGATCGGCCGGGCCAACTCCGCGGCATCCCCGACATCACGCCCGCGCTCCCGCTGTTCGCGCAGCTCCGCCGGTACACATTGGCGACGATCGCGGCCGCCGAGACCGCCGCCAACTTCGCCGCCGTGATCTACACCGACGCGCCGGCCAACGGCGAGGCCGATCCGCTGGAGCCGATGGACGAGGTGGAGCTTGAGCAGCGTCTCGCCACGGTGCTTCCGGGCGGATGGAAGCTCGGCCAGGTCCATGCCGAGCAGCCGACGACGACCTTCGGCGAGTTCAAGCGCGAGATCCTCAACGAGATCGCCCGCTGCCTGAACATGCCGTTCAACGTCGCGGCGGGCAACTCCTCGGGTTACAACTACGCCAGCGGCCGCCTGGACCACCAGGTGTACTTCAAGAGCATCCGCGTCGAGCAGCACCAGATGCAGCTCGCCGTGCTCGACCGCATCCTCAAGGCCTGGCTCAACGAGGCGGTGCTGGTCGAGGGTCTGCTCCCGCAGTCGCTCCGCACGATCGCACGCACGCTCCCGGACCACGCGTGGTTCTGGGATGGCGTCGAGCACGTCGATCCCGCCAAGGAAGCAAGCGCCCAGGCTACGCGTCTGGCCAACCACACCACCACGCTCGCCGTCGAGTTCGCCCGGCAGGGTCGCGACTGGGAGCAGGAACTCCGCCAGCGGGCCAAGGAGCTCGCGCTCATGAACGAGCTCGGCCTCGCACTCGCAACCGCACCGGCTGCCGCTCCGGCCCCGAACGCGCCCGCCGAGAACACCGACCCCGCAGACACCGTTGACGAGGAGACCGCCAGTGCCAACTGA
- a CDS encoding DUF2190 family protein, with amino-acid sequence MASGPAKFVQEGGSIDYTPGADVLVGAVIVQADLIGVAQAPIKAGQLGSIAVTGVFDFNKAVGAGSAIPAGTLTYWDAAAQNATKNAAAGANKLIGKAVKATVDADTVVRVRLQQ; translated from the coding sequence ATGGCTTCAGGACCAGCGAAGTTCGTTCAGGAAGGCGGCTCGATCGACTACACCCCGGGCGCGGATGTGCTCGTCGGCGCAGTGATCGTGCAGGCCGATCTCATCGGCGTGGCGCAGGCACCGATCAAGGCGGGGCAGTTGGGGTCGATCGCCGTCACCGGCGTCTTCGACTTCAACAAGGCGGTCGGCGCTGGCAGCGCCATCCCCGCGGGCACGCTCACGTACTGGGATGCGGCCGCCCAGAACGCCACCAAGAACGCGGCGGCGGGCGCGAACAAGCTGATCGGCAAGGCGGTGAAGGCCACCGTCGACGCCGACACCGTCGTTCGCGTGCGGCTGCAGCAGTAG
- a CDS encoding methyltransferase domain-containing protein, whose translation MTTTPTPTTTPAPATPLDAKRAKERAKYLALASKPGPTYGSSNHGRAAIPLIQESKPRFVVDFGCGRNDLVRELRRLGIDGLGIDFAFPEADLVRPMHATALKAGIADVVTSFDALEHLLPEDVDLTLAEMRRVAVPRGRFIFSICTRPSTTTVAGEGLHPTVRPLDWWLERIARVGVASRPKSGSRYIVGRFKSDRGCCGA comes from the coding sequence ATGACGACCACTCCGACCCCCACGACCACACCCGCGCCGGCGACGCCGCTGGACGCCAAGCGCGCCAAGGAGCGGGCCAAGTACCTGGCGCTCGCCAGCAAGCCCGGCCCGACGTACGGCTCGTCCAACCACGGCCGCGCCGCGATCCCGCTCATCCAGGAGAGCAAGCCGAGGTTCGTGGTGGACTTTGGCTGCGGCCGCAACGACCTGGTCCGCGAGCTGCGGCGCCTCGGCATCGACGGGCTGGGCATTGACTTCGCGTTCCCCGAGGCGGACCTCGTGCGTCCGATGCACGCGACCGCCTTGAAGGCGGGCATCGCCGACGTGGTGACGAGCTTCGACGCCCTTGAGCACCTGCTGCCGGAGGACGTGGATCTCACGCTCGCGGAGATGCGCCGCGTCGCGGTGCCGCGCGGGCGGTTCATCTTCTCGATCTGCACGCGGCCGAGCACGACCACCGTCGCCGGCGAAGGTCTGCACCCGACGGTGCGACCGCTGGACTGGTGGCTGGAGCGCATCGCCCGCGTCGGGGTCGCGAGCAGGCCCAAGTCGGGCTCCCGGTACATCGTCGGGAGGTTTAAGAGTGATCGGGGGTGCTGTGGTGCGTGA